A region of the Cryptococcus neoformans var. neoformans B-3501A chromosome 6, whole genome shotgun sequence genome:
TAGTGTTATTTGCACTTGAGCACTTACCAAACAGCCTCAACAAGTGCTCCGCGCCATAAATTTCACTCATAGGCTTTTCCGGATTTTGTCGCTTTTGCTCAACGTACTGTGCTCTTTCAAATCGGTAGAGGAGATTATTGCCGAGGGCTTTGTCAAAGTAAAGCGTTATACCAGAGATGATTTCAGAAAGGAGGGCGGTGGCGCGACTGTCCGTAACGTCGTTAGTAAGTTGGAATGCGTAGTTATAAACAGTAGCAGGAAGACTTACTCAGACCgctcttgcttcttgcttGCCGACGCATACTGCCTATATTCTTCCAACAACTCTCGAACATTAGGTTTCCTTGGCAAAGCCACAAGCTGATTATTCTTCGTGACATTTTCCCAGTCATCCACGAGCACCAGCTTCAGCACATCTGGGATGACAATTTTTACCTCTGGACGCTTCATAAAGTCTGATTCCTGAGagtttctccttcttgttaGTGACCTGCAGCACAGCAATCAATTGACGCACGCTCTCCATggcatctcttcctctcttcttggtatccttcttcttgtccttgagACCTCCTTTACCCGCTCCCGGAGACCCGGTCCCACCTGACCCGCCAGTCGATCGTCCTTTTTTGGCTTGGGCGTCCAGTAGAGCGCGGCGTTTGGCAAAACCTGCCTCGTTCAGTTTGAGGA
Encoded here:
- a CDS encoding hypothetical protein (Match to EST gb|CF187085.1|CF187085; HMMPfam hit to MRG, MRG, score: 194.9, E(): 1.5e-55), whose protein sequence is MAGAVPQFMVDEYVLAYHGPLLYEARVILAEVWDESNTLLGTVGPHYFIHYKGWKQTWDEWVPESRLLKLNEAGFAKRRALLDAQAKKGRSTGGSGGTGSPGAGKGGLKDKKKDTKKRGRDAMESESDFMKRPEVKIVIPDVLKLVLVDDWENVTKNNQLVALPRKPNVRELLEEYRQYASASKKQERSDRATALLSEIISGITLYFDKALGNNLLYRFERAQYVEQKRQNPEKPMSEIYGAEHLLRLFVNFGPFIAYTNIDTESLNILRDYINDIMQWMIKEQKRLFMKEYEETTTHYQNLSRS